ACGATCCTTATTATTTTCCTGAATATCCTCAAGAAACATTTGACACAATAATCTGCTTTTATGTTTTAAATGTTTTGTTTCCTGAAGAACAAGCTAATGTACTCATGCAAGTCTCGCACTTACTGAAACCAGGAGGTAAAGTTTATTATGCGGTGAGAAGGGATATTAAAAAGGAAGGTTTTAGAGAACATTATGTTCATAAAAAGCCTACATATCAATGTATTGTCAAGCTCCCTTTTAATTCAATATATTTGGATGCTTTGCGGGAGTTTTATGAATATACTCATTATAATTACCAACGTAATTCAGCTAATAATTGTCTATTTTGCAATCCCCATAGAAATCTAAATATATTAACAGAATCGGCAACTGCCTATGCAATGTTTGATGGTTATCCTGTAAGTAAAGGACATATTTTAGTTGTTCCTAAACGCCATGTCAGCAGTTATTTTGAGCTACCATTCAAAGAACAGTCTGCTTGCTGGTTTATGGTGAACAAAGTACAAGAAATTCTCAAAACAGAATTTGCACCCGATGGTTTTAATGTAGGAATGAACATCAATCGAGCCGCAGGACAAAATATGATGCACGCCAGTATTCATATCATCCCTCGTTACATAGGTGATACTGTCACTGCTAAAGGTGGAATTAGGAATGTGATTCCTAAAAAGAAATAGTTTTATATTGCGTCAATGGCGACAATCACGATTCTTACAAAGACGTGCGTTTGGAGAAATCGTTAACCTAGGTTATCAGGATCTATTCCCAAAGCTCTTAATTGTTCTGCAAGTTGTTGAGCGCGTTGTTCTGCCAGTTGGGCGCGTTGCTCTGCTTGTTGAGCGCGCAGTGCTTCTTGTTCGGCGCGTTGTGCTTCTTGTTGGGCACGTTGCACTTCTTGTTGAATTTGTTCTTTGGGCGTGGGATAACGCTTACCTTCCTCGTCGTACCAATACAGCCATTCCCTTGTGACACCAGAATAGTTTCCTCTTTCGCAGCCAATTCCTAAGCCAATTTCTGGTAGCCAAACAGGATTTCCAGGTTGCAATTCATAGCTACCATTAACTAATTTATGTACCTCTAGACGCGGTTTGCGGCGACGGCGAGAAGAATAAATTACGTAATACAGTACGCCTAATTTCGCATATTGATCTAATTTAGCTGTGTATTCTTTACGATAATTTGGAGAAACTACCTCTAGCACTAATTGAGGTACAACATTTTCATCCCATAACACATAACTGGGGCGTAGTTCCTCATCATAAAAACGCTCTACACCTAAACTTAAAAACCCATCGGGCACAATAGCAGGTTCATCTGGATGATAATAAATACCCATATCTACGCCAAAGAACCAGTCCATGCGTTCTGCCCAAAGTATCAGCAGTATTGCCTTCAGCAAACCTGGTATTAATTCTTGCAATTCATTATCCACAGGTGTTTCGTCAGAGTCGGGCAGTTCTTCAGCAGAAGGCAAGTACCTCGGCAGATTGTAGTTTAACATGGCTGATTTTCCCAAAACTCACCAGAATTATAGCGATTTCTGGGGTGACTGACAGCAAGCGATCGCTAGGCGATAATTACTCTATCTACCGATCAACCT
The genomic region above belongs to Calothrix sp. NIES-2098 and contains:
- a CDS encoding HIT family protein — protein: MRSHKHISKITNINTRTVAKRDAPEDREKHLNSMKQQKNQFSHLTAIERSNLSFPAQFLLTQNLLQGKILDFGCGFGNDVKILRQKGCDITGYDPYYFPEYPQETFDTIICFYVLNVLFPEEQANVLMQVSHLLKPGGKVYYAVRRDIKKEGFREHYVHKKPTYQCIVKLPFNSIYLDALREFYEYTHYNYQRNSANNCLFCNPHRNLNILTESATAYAMFDGYPVSKGHILVVPKRHVSSYFELPFKEQSACWFMVNKVQEILKTEFAPDGFNVGMNINRAAGQNMMHASIHIIPRYIGDTVTAKGGIRNVIPKKK